In a single window of the Flavivirga spongiicola genome:
- a CDS encoding TlpA family protein disulfide reductase, whose translation MTRNIITMCLAVCFMLSCKQSHESTKTESTIIQGSSQMSSDFKKLKLYKMNHGQLQVVDSASVDANNNFQFNLLPESEGFYHLRTEKYNYVFNHIPLYIKKGQTFNIELDSTGYKMPQVPDKENELLSEWVALTDTLNFYSIGNHSEKNAYEHFFPFYEQFSQKMQAFHKKVASKNTNFNRLMHAHIDMTTIRTALSFLYGMRGKYPKEEEIPDYYSEFVTMDTFKSAVALEIPEGMEALRLFQYRRLALLDTQLSQPDSYWWIKESVSNDTLRAYVLLEVLKRTKALNDTYYNIVEKHKKILNSNPFIRKQLDALESKLGKYEAGALGYNFIAKNIKGEQVSFKDFRGKYVYIDVWATWCGPCKAEIPHIQKLEKELHGKAIEFVSVSVDKPKDKDKWKSFVKDNNLTGVQLVADSAFSSGITKEYGVNSIPRFLLFDQEGKVIDIDAKRPSNPELKEQLMTLLN comes from the coding sequence ATGACTAGAAATATAATTACAATGTGCTTAGCAGTGTGTTTCATGCTGTCTTGCAAACAGTCCCATGAATCAACAAAAACAGAGTCAACCATCATTCAAGGTAGCTCACAAATGTCTTCTGATTTCAAAAAGTTGAAATTATATAAAATGAATCATGGACAATTGCAAGTAGTTGATTCTGCTTCTGTTGATGCTAACAATAATTTTCAATTTAATTTACTGCCCGAATCTGAAGGTTTTTATCACCTGAGAACTGAGAAATATAATTATGTATTTAACCATATCCCTTTGTACATTAAAAAGGGGCAGACTTTTAATATTGAATTAGATAGCACAGGTTATAAAATGCCTCAGGTTCCAGATAAAGAAAATGAGCTTCTTTCTGAATGGGTTGCTTTAACAGATACCTTAAATTTCTATTCAATAGGAAATCACTCTGAAAAAAACGCCTATGAGCATTTCTTTCCATTTTACGAGCAATTTTCACAAAAAATGCAAGCGTTTCATAAAAAAGTAGCTAGTAAAAACACAAATTTTAATAGACTGATGCATGCACACATAGATATGACAACAATAAGAACAGCCCTGTCTTTTTTGTATGGCATGCGAGGGAAATACCCTAAAGAGGAAGAAATTCCTGATTACTATAGCGAATTTGTGACTATGGACACTTTTAAATCTGCAGTGGCTCTTGAAATACCAGAAGGCATGGAAGCGCTTAGGCTTTTTCAGTATCGCAGGCTGGCTCTTTTAGATACACAACTATCACAACCTGATAGTTATTGGTGGATAAAAGAAAGTGTTTCTAACGATACCCTCCGCGCATACGTTTTATTAGAAGTATTAAAACGCACTAAAGCACTCAATGATACATATTATAATATAGTTGAGAAGCATAAAAAAATATTAAACTCTAATCCTTTTATTCGTAAACAGCTAGACGCATTGGAGAGTAAATTGGGTAAATACGAAGCGGGAGCGCTAGGGTATAATTTCATAGCTAAGAACATAAAAGGGGAACAGGTATCATTCAAGGATTTTAGAGGGAAATATGTATACATTGATGTATGGGCTACATGGTGTGGTCCTTGTAAAGCAGAAATACCACACATTCAAAAGTTAGAAAAAGAACTTCATGGAAAGGCTATTGAATTTGTAAGTGTTTCAGTAGACAAACCAAAGGACAAGGACAAATGGAAGTCATTTGTAAAGGACAATAATTTAACCGGTGTACAATTAGTAGCAGATAGTGCATTTAGTTCAGGAATAACCAAAGAATATGGCGTAAATAGTATTCCTCGTTTTTTACTATTTGATCAGGAAGGAAAGGTTATAGATATTGATGCTAAGAGACCTTCTAATCCTGAATTGAAAGAGCAATTAATGACATTACTTAATTAG
- a CDS encoding TlpA family protein disulfide reductase: MKTSNLLFLILIMSIAVSCANDSSSKDNGYTTIEGMFDTSDKVEVSLYKVEHGTQTLISTCQLNEGKQFGFHIKPDGEGFYVLNIGPFKRSIYIKENMAIKITAKSDGKVLLESSDEENKVLTNWMEEQKKFTPNFAANSNEKPTSAFSFYEKNIDKVKKYHDKVNTSNGRFNELMHALINLDIEAAIICLTFPNSPEEKSAKFYQNLMQGDNYKSTMILDLPGVMRAFGSHQLHRSLNAGIKLDKNSLSWMVNDIENDTLRGYYILNNLRSFKTYNKEYLNFIEPFRKDIVLSKYVEKRIADFESKIKNIDPGTQGYPFTYKDIEGKEVSFKDFKGKYVYIDVWATWCGPCKAEIPHIQKLEKELHDKDIQFVSISLDKPKSHETWKNFVEKEALSGIQLIAEDAFNSRLAKDYKIKSIPRFLLFDKDGVIVDSNAKRPSNPELKTQLEQLIN; this comes from the coding sequence ATGAAAACATCTAATTTATTATTCTTAATCCTCATTATGAGTATTGCCGTGTCTTGCGCAAATGATTCATCAAGTAAAGATAATGGATATACCACTATTGAAGGTATGTTTGATACATCTGATAAAGTTGAGGTCAGCTTGTATAAAGTTGAACACGGTACACAAACATTAATAAGTACTTGCCAATTAAATGAGGGTAAACAATTTGGTTTTCACATAAAACCAGACGGAGAGGGTTTTTACGTTTTAAATATTGGACCTTTTAAAAGATCTATTTATATAAAAGAGAACATGGCTATAAAAATTACAGCCAAATCTGATGGAAAGGTATTGTTAGAAAGCTCTGACGAAGAAAATAAAGTATTAACTAATTGGATGGAAGAACAAAAAAAGTTCACGCCCAATTTTGCTGCAAATTCAAATGAAAAACCTACGAGTGCTTTCTCATTTTATGAAAAAAATATTGATAAAGTAAAAAAGTATCACGACAAGGTTAATACTTCAAATGGGCGTTTTAATGAGCTCATGCATGCATTAATAAATTTAGATATAGAGGCTGCTATTATCTGCTTAACATTTCCTAATTCACCTGAAGAAAAATCGGCTAAATTTTATCAGAACCTGATGCAGGGGGATAATTACAAATCAACCATGATACTTGATCTTCCTGGTGTGATGCGCGCTTTTGGGAGTCATCAACTTCATAGAAGTCTGAATGCAGGTATTAAGTTAGATAAAAACTCATTAAGCTGGATGGTGAATGATATAGAAAATGACACGCTAAGAGGATATTATATTTTAAATAATCTAAGGTCGTTTAAAACTTATAACAAGGAGTATTTAAATTTTATCGAACCATTTAGAAAAGATATCGTACTAAGTAAATATGTTGAGAAAAGAATTGCTGACTTCGAATCTAAAATAAAAAATATTGATCCAGGAACCCAAGGATACCCATTTACTTATAAAGACATAGAAGGTAAAGAAGTATCGTTTAAAGATTTTAAAGGAAAATATGTTTATATAGATGTGTGGGCTACTTGGTGTGGGCCATGTAAAGCTGAAATACCACACATTCAAAAGTTAGAAAAAGAGCTACATGATAAAGACATACAGTTTGTAAGTATTTCTTTGGATAAACCCAAAAGTCATGAAACATGGAAAAATTTTGTTGAAAAGGAAGCATTATCCGGAATACAGTTAATTGCTGAAGATGCTTTTAATTCTCGCCTTGCGAAAGATTACAAAATTAAATCCATACCTAGGTTTTTGCTATTTGATAAAGATGGTGTCATTGTCGATTCAAATGCCAAGAGACCGTCAAATCCAGAATTAAAAACACAATTAGAACAGTTAATAAATTAA
- a CDS encoding TlpA family protein disulfide reductase, which translates to MKKIFLILVLIGHTSCKGQTVHPEYTIISGQIKNAESKAFSLFSMAEGSKEITLNEKGLFKDTLHAPKGLFQIIMPELNREGLVRLKINKGADIHFTADANDFRNTLNYTLDQADLNNFYNEKAKIDNSEDGFDELWYRESKAIFDAKIKLLKEKYTTLLRSYKNIAEEDIIGAESDNERMINIYRSNYESAYEISQKLKKGTSSPSFENFENFDGSTTSLSDFRGKYVYIDLWATWCGPCKYQIPYLEEIAKEYKDKNIVFVSISSDAQKDKEKWKAMIKEKHMGGVQLLSPNAGNIDFMKDYYIKGIPRFILLDPKGNIIDYDAPRPSEKEKINKLFISNGI; encoded by the coding sequence ATGAAAAAAATATTTTTAATACTAGTATTAATTGGTCATACGTCTTGCAAAGGCCAGACCGTTCACCCAGAATACACCATTATTTCGGGGCAAATAAAAAATGCAGAATCTAAAGCGTTTTCGCTATTTAGTATGGCTGAAGGTTCAAAAGAAATTACTTTAAACGAAAAGGGTCTGTTTAAAGATACTTTGCATGCTCCCAAGGGGTTATTCCAAATAATAATGCCTGAATTGAATAGAGAAGGCTTGGTGAGATTAAAAATAAATAAAGGAGCAGATATTCACTTTACAGCAGATGCAAATGATTTTAGAAATACTTTAAACTATACTTTAGACCAAGCTGATTTAAATAATTTTTATAACGAAAAAGCAAAAATTGATAATTCTGAGGATGGTTTTGATGAATTATGGTACAGAGAATCTAAAGCAATTTTTGATGCTAAGATCAAGTTGCTAAAAGAGAAATATACAACGCTTCTAAGATCATACAAAAATATTGCTGAAGAAGATATTATAGGCGCGGAAAGCGATAATGAAAGAATGATTAATATCTATAGATCTAACTACGAAAGTGCTTATGAAATATCGCAAAAATTAAAGAAAGGAACCTCTTCACCTTCTTTTGAGAATTTCGAAAACTTTGATGGTTCTACAACATCACTTTCAGATTTTAGAGGCAAATATGTATATATAGATTTGTGGGCTACGTGGTGCGGTCCTTGCAAATATCAAATACCTTATTTAGAAGAAATAGCCAAAGAATATAAAGACAAGAATATTGTCTTTGTAAGTATTTCTAGTGATGCTCAAAAAGATAAAGAAAAGTGGAAAGCTATGATTAAAGAAAAGCATATGGGAGGCGTTCAATTACTTTCACCAAATGCAGGGAATATTGATTTTATGAAAGATTATTATATAAAAGGAATCCCAAGGTTTATTCTCTTAGATCCAAAAGGAAACATTATTGATTATGATGCTCCAAGACCTTCTGAGAAAGAAAAAATAAATAAACTATTTATCAGCAATGGTATTTAA
- a CDS encoding thioredoxin family protein, with protein sequence MKKNLKFYIATILICLTPLLGISQVTFQDTSWSDLLNTAKVEQKLIFVDLYFTGCFPCKLMDENVFTNEKVSNILNRDFVSFKSDILKEDIGKKISLKYGVTGFPTFVFLTADGIVLDITSGLYEVDDFTSLLNTVKENADKKIHKKYSNSLEGNYPKFYNDAYLKNKRDVSFEVLDSYLKNQQDLSAEIPFAIMTGLRVGGKYADYILNNAEQLAKDYSRMQMRNNLFTILKRKAMSLGKKNDQAAYNEVLEKAKPIFTKKEWTKFSESFQKDFDNNRIQ encoded by the coding sequence GTGAAAAAAAATCTAAAATTTTATATAGCTACTATACTTATTTGTTTAACTCCTTTATTAGGGATATCACAAGTAACATTTCAAGATACTTCATGGAGTGACCTTTTAAATACAGCGAAAGTAGAACAGAAGTTAATCTTTGTGGACTTATATTTTACTGGATGTTTTCCTTGTAAGTTAATGGATGAAAATGTTTTTACAAACGAAAAAGTATCAAACATTTTGAATCGTGATTTTGTATCATTCAAATCAGATATTTTAAAAGAAGACATTGGCAAAAAAATAAGTTTAAAATATGGTGTTACAGGGTTCCCGACCTTTGTATTCTTAACTGCTGACGGTATTGTTCTAGATATTACCTCGGGACTTTATGAGGTCGACGATTTTACTTCTTTATTAAATACTGTAAAAGAGAATGCTGATAAAAAAATACATAAAAAATACAGTAATAGCCTAGAGGGAAATTACCCCAAATTTTATAATGATGCTTACTTAAAAAACAAAAGAGATGTTTCTTTCGAGGTATTGGATTCCTATTTAAAAAATCAACAGGATTTAAGTGCTGAAATACCTTTCGCAATTATGACCGGACTTAGAGTTGGTGGAAAATATGCTGACTATATATTGAATAATGCAGAACAGTTAGCTAAAGATTATAGTAGAATGCAAATGAGAAACAATCTTTTTACAATATTAAAAAGAAAGGCTATGTCATTAGGGAAAAAGAATGATCAGGCGGCTTACAATGAAGTTTTAGAAAAAGCAAAACCCATATTTACAAAAAAAGAGTGGACAAAATTTAGTGAATCATTTCAAAAGGATTTTGATAATAATAGAATTCAATAA
- a CDS encoding S1 family peptidase produces MNLKQIITSILMIILLGQLNNVHAQNKESSKYDHYYNDGVITSSITKKGSELIKAGNFVEMDKLRIGLNKSSENVKLPITTSKGRIDLDATQDGILILVKLYLCGHCPNHHASIATGFVLNKEGVCATNHHVFAKDPKESIDYVSVFAIDNQGNTYPVVEVLAANKDNDLALFKIEPQDEVLKPVFLGENAKVADNVHIISHPKFMFYTYSRGFVKRSYLSYKEGAPRQSISANFDPGSSGAPVFNDSGDVVGVVTSVMTVYDKENKNAKIEIREMIPIDLLKQMCRGPL; encoded by the coding sequence ATGAATTTAAAGCAAATTATTACAAGTATACTGATGATTATTTTACTTGGACAATTGAATAACGTACATGCCCAAAATAAAGAATCGTCAAAATATGATCATTATTATAATGATGGGGTTATAACTAGTTCTATCACTAAAAAGGGGAGTGAGCTAATTAAGGCTGGAAATTTTGTCGAAATGGATAAATTAAGGATTGGTTTAAATAAATCCAGTGAAAATGTAAAGTTACCAATTACAACTAGTAAGGGGAGGATTGATTTGGATGCAACACAGGATGGTATTCTGATTTTAGTAAAGCTTTATCTGTGTGGACATTGTCCGAATCACCATGCCTCAATAGCTACAGGTTTTGTTTTAAATAAAGAGGGTGTTTGTGCTACCAATCATCATGTTTTTGCTAAAGACCCTAAAGAATCAATTGATTATGTTTCGGTTTTTGCGATTGACAACCAAGGAAATACTTACCCCGTTGTTGAGGTATTAGCTGCTAACAAAGATAATGATCTGGCTTTATTTAAAATTGAGCCTCAGGATGAAGTATTAAAACCTGTTTTTTTGGGTGAAAATGCTAAGGTTGCTGATAATGTACATATAATTAGTCATCCTAAATTTATGTTTTACACCTATTCTAGAGGGTTTGTTAAAAGATCCTATCTCAGTTATAAAGAAGGCGCTCCTCGTCAATCAATTTCAGCAAATTTTGACCCAGGCTCAAGTGGCGCTCCAGTTTTTAACGATTCGGGAGATGTGGTAGGTGTTGTAACTTCTGTTATGACTGTTTATGATAAAGAAAATAAAAACGCAAAAATAGAAATTAGGGAAATGATTCCTATCGACCTTTTAAAGCAAATGTGTCGTGGGCCACTGTAA
- a CDS encoding TlpA family protein disulfide reductase — MKNTLKFITGLLVLCISANSWGNQLNEKGKISGKYVGNINNKEIYLSKAEHGKLTRLVAAEVKENGAFNFAYETDKPGIYVISVVDSSTKKTIKGSYYNLKRFYLDSGADIKIELQDESYKLLNSNKENDLLTEWNQTIDTSYVYTRLGSHHTYEDFFPFLPSIVKKAARFKKKITTGDPQFDELLKLLVDSEIKCTNLGFLYSMRTKHPTKDTYPVYYKEVLEDNSPWSERILELPFGIELGRLGSMYKLINLDGGYPKGMRKIDELYNLFQSKLLCGYLALHTAKRYQGYDEEYMAFKEKVTPYLLNDYLKKKLETMEVPLKAFAIGAKAIDFVGTDLNGADHKLSDYKGKLVYIDFWATWCGPCKAEIPALKTLEKKYHGEDIVFMSVSFDKDKDYQKWENFVLKEALKGVQIKVSDRVHSEISKAYKISGIPRFMLFNKDGTVITVDAPRPSDDKKINDLLNKYL, encoded by the coding sequence ATGAAAAATACATTAAAATTTATAACTGGTTTATTAGTCCTTTGTATTAGTGCAAACTCTTGGGGGAACCAACTTAATGAAAAAGGAAAAATTAGTGGTAAGTACGTTGGAAACATAAATAATAAAGAAATTTATTTGAGTAAGGCTGAGCATGGCAAACTAACAAGACTTGTTGCCGCTGAGGTAAAAGAAAATGGAGCGTTTAACTTTGCTTACGAGACAGATAAGCCGGGAATATATGTTATTAGTGTTGTTGATAGTTCTACCAAAAAAACAATTAAAGGGAGTTATTACAACTTAAAACGATTTTATTTAGATTCTGGAGCAGATATTAAAATCGAGCTTCAGGATGAAAGCTACAAGTTGCTAAATTCGAACAAGGAAAATGACTTGCTTACAGAGTGGAACCAAACAATTGATACGAGCTATGTATATACGAGGTTAGGAAGTCATCACACTTATGAAGATTTTTTTCCTTTTTTACCGAGTATAGTAAAAAAAGCAGCACGTTTTAAAAAGAAAATAACAACAGGAGACCCCCAATTTGATGAGCTGTTAAAATTACTAGTTGATTCAGAAATAAAATGTACCAACTTAGGATTTCTTTATTCCATGCGTACAAAGCATCCAACCAAAGACACGTATCCTGTTTATTATAAGGAGGTTTTAGAAGATAACTCTCCTTGGTCTGAAAGAATATTGGAATTGCCATTTGGAATTGAATTAGGTCGACTAGGATCCATGTATAAACTTATAAATTTAGATGGCGGTTACCCAAAGGGCATGAGAAAAATTGATGAACTGTATAATCTTTTTCAAAGCAAACTTTTGTGTGGATATCTAGCATTACATACAGCAAAAAGATACCAGGGATATGATGAGGAATATATGGCGTTTAAAGAGAAGGTAACCCCTTATTTATTAAACGACTATTTAAAAAAGAAATTAGAAACAATGGAAGTGCCACTTAAAGCATTTGCCATAGGTGCTAAGGCCATTGATTTTGTTGGTACAGACCTAAATGGTGCGGATCATAAGCTAAGTGATTACAAAGGAAAACTGGTTTATATCGATTTTTGGGCAACTTGGTGTGGTCCTTGTAAGGCTGAAATTCCTGCTTTGAAAACCTTGGAAAAAAAATATCATGGAGAGGACATTGTTTTTATGAGTGTATCCTTTGATAAAGATAAAGATTATCAGAAATGGGAAAATTTTGTTCTAAAAGAAGCATTAAAAGGTGTTCAAATAAAGGTGAGCGATCGTGTTCATTCTGAAATATCAAAAGCTTATAAAATTTCAGGTATTCCTCGTTTTATGTTATTTAATAAAGATGGAACGGTTATCACTGTTGATGCTCCACGTCCTTCGGATGATAAAAAAATTAACGATTTGCTGAACAAGTATTTATAA
- a CDS encoding PKD-like family lipoprotein, producing MKKYIKIQLMLALLITVVLSSCLEDEGNYDYKDINEVVFEGIQDEYALLRFDDFKISPEVTFTQGSGSQNDYSYRWVAVKIKASSIDEDEVTELATTKDLDIKLELLPGDYTIHYFITDNSTNIEWQSKATLRVANAIFEGWLLLSSVGSESRLDMIPFIDEDFLAPKQDVLSFVGSELTLQGSPGFVYFNRSAKPFEGIYVSTSGNGTTKLEPDTFGWNKAYNLSQEFDTTQPEDLEADNMVATNGGQSYVVKDGNIYLHYRIWQLNYSTPINRIGGVNFEASSMIGKGSGFFSTILYDNTNKRFVQTQNGTTNVISSVGTLFDYTTGKDLVYMVGNDYNALFDDSIFAILNDPNDGKNYLALFNSRDFVQSYYGEILATDFDQATGYAISPDFGYLFYAVGGKVYQYDFSLGTTKLMLDKGTEEITLIKFHDIVTYWKTEYSEINKKLIVCSYDPSGTEGSNGTMELYTVPPVNGQIVLEESYTGFGKIESITYRERF from the coding sequence ATGAAAAAATATATAAAAATACAATTAATGTTAGCGCTTTTAATCACTGTAGTACTTTCTTCTTGTTTAGAAGATGAAGGGAACTATGATTATAAAGATATTAACGAAGTAGTCTTTGAAGGAATTCAAGACGAATATGCGCTGTTAAGATTCGACGATTTTAAAATAAGCCCTGAGGTTACTTTTACTCAAGGTTCTGGAAGTCAAAATGATTATTCATATAGATGGGTGGCCGTAAAAATTAAAGCATCGAGTATTGATGAGGATGAAGTAACCGAATTAGCAACGACCAAAGATCTTGATATTAAACTTGAATTGCTGCCTGGGGATTATACAATCCACTATTTTATAACTGATAACTCAACAAATATAGAGTGGCAAAGTAAAGCAACCCTTAGAGTGGCAAATGCTATTTTCGAGGGATGGTTGTTGCTAAGTAGTGTAGGTAGCGAATCCAGATTAGATATGATTCCGTTTATAGACGAAGATTTTCTTGCTCCCAAACAAGATGTTCTTAGTTTTGTAGGCTCGGAACTAACACTGCAAGGCTCCCCAGGTTTTGTGTATTTTAATCGGAGTGCTAAACCTTTTGAAGGTATATATGTGTCAACTTCTGGAAATGGTACAACCAAATTAGAGCCAGATACTTTTGGATGGAACAAAGCTTATAACCTTTCTCAGGAATTTGATACGACCCAGCCGGAAGATTTAGAAGCAGATAATATGGTTGCTACTAATGGTGGTCAATCTTATGTTGTTAAAGATGGTAACATATATCTTCATTACAGGATCTGGCAATTAAATTACAGTACACCAATTAATAGAATAGGGGGTGTGAATTTTGAAGCTTCCTCTATGATAGGAAAAGGATCTGGTTTTTTCTCTACTATTTTGTATGATAATACTAATAAGCGTTTTGTTCAAACCCAAAATGGTACTACAAATGTCATTTCTAGTGTGGGTACATTATTCGACTATACTACAGGTAAAGATTTAGTATATATGGTAGGCAACGATTATAATGCATTGTTCGATGATTCCATATTTGCCATATTAAATGATCCGAACGATGGTAAAAACTATTTAGCATTATTTAATTCCAGGGATTTTGTGCAATCTTATTATGGAGAAATACTAGCTACAGATTTTGACCAAGCTACAGGTTATGCTATTAGTCCGGATTTTGGATATCTATTCTATGCTGTAGGCGGTAAAGTGTATCAGTATGACTTTTCGCTAGGTACCACTAAACTTATGTTGGATAAAGGAACCGAAGAAATTACCTTAATAAAGTTTCATGATATCGTTACGTATTGGAAAACTGAATACAGCGAAATAAATAAAAAACTAATTGTTTGTAGTTATGATCCTTCAGGAACTGAGGGATCTAATGGAACTATGGAATTGTATACAGTACCTCCTGTAAATGGGCAAATAGTTTTAGAAGAGAGCTATACTGGCTTTGGTAAAATTGAAAGTATTACCTACAGAGAACGGTTTTAA
- a CDS encoding DUF4843 domain-containing protein, with protein sequence MQKYIKSIILICTIVFAFSACEKEEPALFSGKDVVYFQWAKEGQNGFGSDQVDSLSLSFALELPTVTDSIFNIPVKVHGYTANSDRTIGVRVHEASTAQGSVHFSIPDNVVIPADSVGGFIPVTVNRTADMKDQPFLLKLQLVSNENFETNLTGTILSSNANRPVSYDEFELLISDILTEPSKWSSLAGWLGPFSAKKLYLIAELNDIPVPNYNEFPPFGEFLSHIRVLKQHLEDQKANGTPVLEDDGSEMIVGPYA encoded by the coding sequence ATGCAAAAATATATAAAATCAATAATTTTAATTTGTACCATAGTGTTCGCTTTTTCGGCTTGCGAAAAAGAGGAGCCTGCCCTTTTTAGTGGTAAGGATGTTGTTTATTTCCAATGGGCAAAAGAGGGACAGAATGGTTTTGGTAGTGACCAAGTGGATAGTCTTTCTCTGAGCTTTGCTTTAGAATTGCCAACAGTTACAGACTCTATATTTAACATTCCTGTTAAGGTACATGGATATACGGCTAATTCAGATAGAACTATAGGCGTTAGAGTGCATGAAGCATCTACAGCTCAAGGGAGTGTACATTTTAGTATTCCAGATAATGTTGTGATTCCTGCAGATAGTGTTGGTGGTTTTATACCGGTTACTGTTAATAGAACTGCCGATATGAAAGATCAACCATTTTTGTTGAAGTTGCAATTAGTTTCAAACGAAAATTTCGAAACTAATTTAACAGGAACTATTTTGAGTAGTAATGCAAATAGGCCGGTTAGTTATGATGAATTTGAACTTTTAATTTCCGATATTCTAACAGAGCCTTCTAAATGGAGTTCTTTAGCGGGGTGGCTGGGACCTTTCTCTGCAAAAAAACTATACCTAATAGCTGAATTAAACGATATACCTGTGCCAAATTATAATGAATTCCCACCATTTGGAGAATTCTTATCACATATAAGAGTATTAAAACAACATTTAGAAGATCAAAAAGCTAATGGTACACCAGTTTTAGAAGATGATGGATCAGAAATGATAGTGGGCCCTTATGCATAA
- a CDS encoding RagB/SusD family nutrient uptake outer membrane protein, which translates to MKKYLKSWIAILGCVLVFSCSNYLDVQPEDKLLESIVFSNESSIHAALNNVYSSMASDNIYGGNLTMTTVDVLAQRYSTLEDLQPRFWHRYGIYDYDDSVVQGGFNAIWSNMYINILNINNFISGLDTYEGALSEEKKNLLKGEAIALRAMHHFDLLRLFGPIYSENPEADAIPYNTEAKAELTAILPATKVMELILADLAIAEGLLENDPIREFGKIAILEEDVEPEDPEFDYNGSDFYRFRNLRLNYFAVKALQARANLYAGDNIAALAAAKTVINEASKWFAWTDPLDVISAGKKADRIFSSEVLFAVQNNNLYNQYDRFFSDELGQRFVLTSNSARLETVFEANLNDYRFNSTWAVPSIGGFDTKTFFKFVEISVGPGEAEVGFKFMQPLVRISEMYYIAAEAELDATLALGYLNTVRFNRGLIDLPADVDINVELLKEYEKEFYGEGQLFFYYKRHNFSTIPDGSSDSGTVDMNVSTYVVPLPLSETNFRND; encoded by the coding sequence ATGAAAAAATATTTAAAAAGCTGGATAGCAATACTAGGATGTGTACTCGTATTTTCTTGTAGTAATTATTTAGATGTACAACCAGAAGATAAATTATTAGAATCTATTGTGTTTAGTAATGAATCATCAATACATGCTGCACTAAACAATGTTTATTCCAGTATGGCAAGTGATAATATATATGGCGGAAACTTAACCATGACAACGGTAGATGTTTTAGCACAAAGATATAGTACTTTAGAAGACCTTCAACCAAGGTTTTGGCATAGGTATGGGATTTATGATTATGACGATAGTGTTGTTCAAGGAGGTTTCAATGCTATTTGGTCAAATATGTATATTAATATTTTAAACATAAATAACTTTATTAGTGGTTTAGATACCTATGAAGGTGCGCTTTCCGAAGAAAAAAAGAACCTTTTAAAAGGAGAAGCTATCGCACTTAGAGCGATGCATCATTTCGATTTGTTAAGGCTATTTGGACCTATATATAGTGAAAACCCAGAAGCAGATGCCATTCCTTACAATACAGAAGCTAAAGCAGAATTAACAGCCATTTTACCTGCAACGAAAGTTATGGAGCTTATTTTGGCTGATTTAGCTATTGCAGAAGGTCTTTTGGAAAATGACCCCATAAGAGAATTTGGTAAAATTGCCATTCTGGAAGAAGATGTGGAACCCGAAGACCCTGAGTTTGATTATAATGGTTCTGATTTTTATAGATTTAGAAACTTAAGGCTCAATTATTTTGCTGTTAAAGCATTACAAGCTAGAGCAAATCTATATGCAGGCGATAATATAGCAGCTTTAGCCGCAGCAAAAACAGTTATTAATGAAGCTTCGAAATGGTTTGCATGGACGGATCCATTGGATGTTATTTCTGCAGGTAAAAAAGCAGACCGTATTTTTTCTTCAGAAGTATTGTTTGCTGTACAAAACAACAATTTATATAATCAATATGATCGTTTTTTTAGCGATGAATTAGGTCAGCGATTTGTTTTAACTTCTAACAGCGCGCGTTTAGAAACTGTTTTTGAGGCGAACTTAAATGATTATCGTTTTAATTCTACTTGGGCTGTACCTAGTATTGGAGGTTTTGATACTAAAACCTTTTTTAAGTTTGTTGAAATTAGCGTTGGTCCGGGTGAAGCAGAAGTAGGCTTTAAGTTTATGCAGCCATTGGTAAGAATAAGCGAAATGTATTATATCGCAGCAGAAGCAGAATTAGATGCTACATTAGCCCTAGGGTATTTAAACACAGTACGATTTAATAGAGGCCTAATAGATTTGCCAGCTGATGTTGATATTAATGTTGAACTATTGAAGGAATATGAAAAAGAGTTTTATGGTGAAGGACAATTGTTTTTTTACTATAAACGACACAATTTTTCTACCATTCCAGATGGCTCTTCAGATTCTGGTACCGTAGATATGAACGTATCTACTTATGTGGTGCCTTTACCATTATCTGAAACTAATTTTAGAAATGATTAA